Proteins found in one Rahnella aquatilis CIP 78.65 = ATCC 33071 genomic segment:
- a CDS encoding LysR family transcriptional regulator, with translation MDFKGLDLNLLVAFDALMEERNVTRAASKAAVSQPAMSAALSRLRTHFADPLFIRSTSGLLPTARAKEIGLHVSKALNELSHLLAPDDNFAPENRKISFTLGTSEYPLMVLLPGIMRAISEQAPGVTLHVRTFIDRDASVSMLDAGEVDLVIGIPPTRPENRILSLPLFSDEFVTLIRRDSDAARNGMTLEAYLAMSHILVSPEGNHYGLVDEQLRKMGLTRELRLTLPTMAGVAGVVQQTGYVATVLKRSVIVSEKHQNILMTPPPVALPEIPFYLLWHRRSDDSNGQKWLRKLICAQARELL, from the coding sequence ATGGATTTTAAGGGACTCGATCTGAATTTGCTGGTGGCGTTTGATGCGCTGATGGAAGAGCGGAATGTGACCCGTGCCGCCAGCAAAGCGGCGGTCAGTCAGCCTGCGATGAGCGCGGCATTGTCCCGGCTGCGAACGCATTTTGCGGATCCGCTGTTTATCCGCAGCACTTCCGGTCTTCTGCCGACCGCAAGGGCAAAAGAGATCGGTTTACACGTGTCAAAAGCGCTTAACGAACTGAGTCATCTGCTGGCTCCGGATGACAATTTTGCGCCCGAAAACAGAAAGATATCTTTTACGCTCGGCACATCAGAATACCCGCTGATGGTGTTGCTGCCCGGCATTATGCGGGCGATCAGCGAACAGGCACCCGGTGTGACGCTACATGTGCGGACATTCATCGACCGTGATGCGTCCGTGTCGATGCTGGATGCCGGTGAGGTTGATCTGGTGATCGGCATTCCTCCTACCCGGCCGGAAAACCGCATCTTATCGCTGCCTCTGTTCAGTGATGAATTTGTCACGCTTATCCGCCGCGACAGCGATGCGGCGCGAAATGGCATGACGTTAGAAGCCTATCTCGCGATGAGCCATATTCTGGTCTCGCCGGAAGGAAATCATTATGGTCTGGTCGATGAACAGCTGAGGAAAATGGGACTGACGCGTGAACTTCGCCTGACGCTGCCAACCATGGCTGGCGTGGCCGGTGTAGTGCAGCAGACGGGATATGTCGCGACAGTGCTCAAACGCAGTGTGATTGTCAGCGAGAAACATCAAAATATCCTGATGACGCCTCCACCGGTGGCGTTGCCGGAGATCCCGTTTTATCTGTTGTGGCACCGGCGTTCTGATGACAGCAACGGGCAGAAATGGCTGCGAAAACTGATTTGTGCGCAGGCACGCGAATTGCTGTGA
- a CDS encoding aldo/keto reductase family oxidoreductase, which produces MSQPSMTYRLGDREVARLGYGAMQLAGPGVFGPVRDEARAIQVLRDAVASGVNHIDTSDFYGPHETNKLIKKALYPYPDNLCIVTKVGALRDEKGGWLPAFSPQELTQAVEDNLRNLGLNTMDVVNLRSMFDVRQPKEGSLEPQLEALLMLKERGLIRHIGLSNVTAKQVADAQKLTTIACVQNMYNLANRHDDALVDSLAEQEIAYVPFFPLGGFSRLQSTQLDEVAAQLQATPMQVALAWLLKRSPNILLIPGTSSPQHLQENLASSKVILSDEVMEKLNGMAG; this is translated from the coding sequence ATGTCACAACCCTCAATGACTTACCGCCTCGGCGACAGAGAAGTAGCGCGCTTAGGTTACGGTGCAATGCAACTGGCTGGTCCCGGCGTTTTTGGCCCGGTCAGGGATGAAGCACGGGCCATTCAGGTGCTGCGTGATGCCGTGGCATCTGGCGTTAATCACATCGACACCAGCGATTTTTATGGCCCTCATGAAACCAATAAGCTGATCAAAAAAGCCCTGTATCCGTATCCTGATAATCTGTGCATCGTGACCAAAGTCGGGGCACTACGCGATGAAAAAGGTGGCTGGTTACCGGCTTTCAGCCCGCAGGAACTGACGCAGGCGGTGGAAGATAATCTGCGCAATCTGGGACTTAATACGATGGACGTAGTGAATTTGCGCAGCATGTTCGATGTCCGTCAGCCAAAAGAAGGGTCACTGGAACCGCAACTGGAAGCACTGCTTATGCTTAAAGAACGCGGCCTGATCCGCCATATCGGCCTGAGCAATGTGACGGCAAAACAGGTCGCCGATGCGCAGAAACTGACGACGATCGCCTGCGTTCAGAACATGTATAACCTGGCAAACCGTCACGACGACGCGCTGGTCGACAGCCTGGCTGAACAGGAAATCGCGTATGTGCCGTTCTTCCCGCTGGGCGGTTTTTCGCGGTTGCAGTCAACGCAGCTTGATGAGGTGGCGGCACAATTGCAGGCGACGCCGATGCAGGTTGCGCTGGCCTGGCTGCTCAAACGCTCGCCGAATATCCTGCTGATCCCCGGCACGTCATCGCCGCAGCATTTACAGGAAAATCTGGCCAGTTCGAAGGTGATTCTGTCAGATGAAGTGATGGAAAAACTGAACGGAATGGCGGGTTAG
- a CDS encoding LysR family transcriptional regulator, translated as MPMDIALLHAVVEVAKAGGFREAARVTGSNASRLSDAVRRAEQQLGIRLFHRTTRAVVLTEAGRALLEKLIPAMNEVDAALDVLNHYRNTPGGTLRLNVPVSATRLVLPALVPEFLRRYPDIQLEIIAESNVQDVFRDGCDAGIRYDERLEQDMVAIPIGPHRQRYAAAASPDYLNAHGRPAHPRDLIQHRCLRGRYASGIMPDWEFEREGESLSVQVSGPLVVSVGGAVDLAVETAVAGAGIIYLFEEWLRPAISSGKLEAILQPWWLSFSGPYLYYNDRRLIPAPLQAFIDFVREDNLKRNCSVESIKP; from the coding sequence ATGCCAATGGATATCGCGCTGTTGCACGCAGTAGTGGAAGTGGCGAAAGCCGGGGGATTTCGTGAGGCGGCGCGCGTCACGGGCAGCAATGCATCCCGGCTAAGTGATGCGGTGCGCCGCGCGGAACAACAACTGGGCATCCGCCTGTTTCACCGTACCACGCGCGCCGTGGTGCTGACCGAAGCGGGCAGGGCATTGCTCGAGAAGCTGATCCCGGCCATGAATGAGGTGGATGCGGCACTCGATGTCCTCAACCACTATCGCAATACGCCCGGTGGCACGCTACGCCTGAATGTTCCGGTCAGTGCCACGCGTCTGGTTTTGCCTGCGCTGGTGCCGGAATTTCTCCGGCGTTACCCGGATATTCAGCTGGAGATTATCGCCGAGAGTAACGTACAGGATGTATTTCGTGACGGCTGCGATGCGGGGATCCGTTATGACGAACGCCTTGAGCAGGACATGGTGGCGATCCCCATCGGGCCGCACCGTCAGCGCTATGCCGCAGCGGCGTCCCCGGATTATCTCAACGCACATGGCCGCCCAGCGCATCCGCGGGATCTGATACAACACCGGTGTCTGCGTGGCCGCTATGCCAGCGGGATCATGCCGGACTGGGAGTTTGAACGTGAGGGCGAAAGTCTCAGCGTGCAGGTGAGCGGCCCGCTGGTGGTCAGCGTCGGTGGCGCGGTGGATCTGGCCGTGGAAACGGCGGTGGCGGGCGCTGGCATTATCTATCTTTTCGAAGAATGGCTGCGGCCGGCCATTTCCAGCGGCAAACTGGAAGCCATTTTGCAGCCGTGGTGGCTGTCGTTTTCCGGGCCGTATCTTTACTACAATGACCGGCGTCTGATCCCCGCGCCGTTGCAGGCGTTTATCGATTTTGTGCGCGAAGATAATCTCAAACGGAATTGCTCTGTGGAATCTATAAAACCTTAA